The genomic stretch GCGCGATCACGCCATTGCTCGTGATCGTCCTCTTCACCATCTTCGCGCGCGTCCCGCTGGGGCGGCTTCGCGCAGCGGCGCGCGATCGGCGATACGTGCTCACGGTCATCGGACTGAATTTCGGGAGCGCGCCGGTGCTCGCCTTCTTGCTGGGGAGTCTCTTTCTGCCGGATGTGCCGGAGTTGCGCGTCGGACTCTTCTTGGCCCTACTGACGCCGTGCACGGATTGGTATTTGATCTTCACGCATTTGGTCGGCGGAGATGTGGCGCGCAATCTCGCCGTATTGCCGTGGAATCTGATTTTGCAGGTCGCGCTCCTGCCCGTCTATCTCTGGCTCTTCACGTCGGCGTGGCTGCCGGTGGAGATGGGAGAGATCGGGCGAGCATTGCTCGCTTATGCCGTCATTCCGCTTGTGGCCGCGCAGCTCTTTCGAAAGCGGTGGGGGGAGCTGCCCGCCATCACGCGCCTCGGGTTTTGGGCGCTCGCCCTTGTTGTCCTGGCGATGTTCGCCAGCCATGGGCGGATCGTCCTCGCTCATCCCACGCTCTTTCTGCGGCTCGCCCCTCCGATGCTGCTCTTCTACATACTCTCGCTGACGCTCTCGCAGGTCATAGCGCGTAGTCTTCGCTTTCCGCGGGAATGCGCGTTGGCGTTGGCCTGCACGGTGATGGCGCGGAATTCACCACTCGTCTTGCCGCTTGCCGTGGTCCTCTTCCCCGAGCATCCGATCGTCGCGCTCAGCCAGTTGATCGAACCGATCGTGGAGATTCCCACGCTCATCCTCTTCTCGGCGGTCGCGAGGCGATGGGCCGTCGAGGAGGTGAGCATCCCTCGCGCTTGACGCGCGCTCCGGTGGATTGGTAGTTTCACGGGTTCGAGCGCGCATATGGACGTCTTTCCGGAGGAGGAGATTCTCGGTCGAGCGTATGACGCCCGATTGATGCGACGGCTCCTCGGCTATCTCCGGCCGCATCGGCGGATATTACTAGTGGCCGTCCTCCTCACCATCTCCACATCGCTTGTTCAACTTGCTGGGCCTGCCCTCACGGTCATCGCCGTGGACCTCTTCATTCATCCTCGCCCCACGGTGAGTCCTGTGGCCGCGCTCGCCGAGCGCTTGTGGCAAGCTCTGGGATGGTCGCTCTCTCCGCTCGAAGGTCTGCATCTGGTCGGAGGGCTCTTTCTCGCCGCGCTCTTCGTGCAATTCGCCCTCACCTACGGCCAGACGATGCTCGTGCAAACGCTCGGACAGCGGCTCATGTTCGATCTCCGGCAGCAAATCTTCGATCATCTGCAGCGGGTGGACGTGCGATTTTACGATCGCAATCCGGTGGGCCGATTGATGACGCGTTTGACGACGGACGTGGATGCGCTGAACGAGCTGTTCACGGCCGGCGTGGTCGCTTTCGTCCAGGACATCTTCCTACTGCTGGGAATCGTCGGCCTCATGTTCTACTTGAACTGGCGCTTGGCGCTGGCCGCCTTCTTGGTCCTTCCGCTGCTCGTCCTCGTGACGATGTGGTTCCGAACGAACGCGCGTCGAGCATATCGCGAAGTGCGCACGCGCATCGCCCGCATCAATGCATTCTTGCAAGAACACATCACCGGCATGGCGACCGTCCAGCTCTTCAATGAAGAGCGGCGGAGCTTCGAGCGCTTCGATCGCCTCAATGCCGATCATCGTCGCGCTCATCTGGAGACGATCTTTTACTACGCCGTCTTCTTCCCAGCCGTGGAGCTGGTGGGCGCCATCGGAATCGCCCTCATCATCTGGTACGGCGGGCATCAGGTCTTGGCCGGCTCGGTGACGCTCGGCGCGTTGATCGGGTTCGTGCAACTCTCGCAGCGGTTCTTCCAGCCGATCTCCGATCTGAGCGAGAAGTACAACATCTTGCAATCGGCGATGGCGGCCGCCGAGCGCATCTTCGCCTTGCTCGATACGCCTGTGGGGATTGTCTCGCGAGGAGGATATCGGCCGCGGCATGTGCGGGGGCACCTCGCATTTCGTCACGTGTGGTTTGCGTATGAAGGGGAGGAGTGGGTCCTGCGCGACGTCTCCTTCGAGGTGCGCCCTGGGGAGACGGTCGCCCTCGTCGGGCCGACGGGAGCGGGCAAGACGACGATCGCGCACTTGCTGCTTCGCTTCTATGACGTGCAGCGAGGAGCGATCTTACTCGATGGCGTGGACATCCGCGAGTGGGACCTGCAGGCCTTGCGGCGCGCTTTCGCCTTGGTGCCGCAAGATGTCTTCCTCTTCTCGGGCGACATCGTGACGAACATTCGCTTGGGCGAGACGACTTTCTCGGAAGAGCGGGTGCGCGAAGCGGCGCGTCGCGTTCACGCGCAGGAACTCATCGAGCGCTTGCCGAGGGGGTATGACACGGAGGTGGGCGAACGAGGCGCGCGCTTGTCCACGGGGCAGAAGCAATTGATCGCCTTCGCGCGAGCGCTCTGCTTCGATTCACCGATCCTCATCTTGGATGAAGCGACAGCCAGCGTGGATCCGCGCACGGAGGGGCTCATCCACGAGGCCCTGGAGACGCTGCTGGTCGGGCGCACGAGTCTGATCATCGCGCATCGGCTCTCGACGATTCAGCGAGCCGATCAGATCATCGTATTGCACAAAGGGCGCGTCCGAGAGATCGGCACGCACGCGGAGCTATTGCGGCGAGATGGCCTCTATGCGCGACTCTATCGCTTGCAATATCGCCAGATGGTGGGGCGAGCTGTCGAGGGGGGATGAGAGGGCGCTCGTCGCCGATCGCGCGAAGGAAGATCTCGTGGACGCATTACCGATATGAGACGACGATGGCTCATCGTGCTCCTGGTGGGACTCGGGGGAGGGGGAATCCTTGGCGGATTCTTGATCTGGCGGGGGCGCGGGCTGGAAGATCGGATCCTCGTCTTCGGAAACGTGGAGGCGACGGAGGTGGAGATCGCCTTCAAGGTCTCGGGGCGGATCGTGGAGCTTCCCGTGCGCGAGGGAGAAATGGTAAGGCGGGGAGCGGTGCTTGCGCGGCTCGATCGCGAGACTCTGGAACGGCAGCGGGATCGCGCGGTGGCTGCTCTCCGTATCGCCGAATCGCAAGTGGCGCAACTACGCACGGCGATCGCTCATCTGCGTGAGACCGTCGAGGCACAGATCGTCGAGCGGCAGGCCGCCCTCGAACAAGCCGAAGCGCAACTTCGGGAGTTGCTCGCGGGATCCCGCACGCAGGAGATCGAGCAAGCGCGCGCGGCCGTACAAGCGGCTCGCGCCGAATGGGAGCGCGCGCAGCGAGATTGGGAGCGCGCGCGGACGCTTTATGAACGCGATGAGATCTCGACGGCGCACTATGACCAGGCGCGGACGCGCTATGAACAGGCGAGCGCTCAACTCCAGCAGGCCGAGCAACGATTGGCCCTTTTGCTGGAAGGACCGCGGCGAGAGCAGATCGAGGCGGCGCGCGCGCAAGTCGCGCGAGCGCGCGCGGCCATGCGTCAGGCCGAAGCGCAGCGTCTGGAGGTGCGCCGCCGCGAGCAGGAATTGGCGATGCGCGAGGCCGAGCGCGAACGCGCGCGCGCTGAGCTGGCACTGATTGAGACGCAGTTGCGAGAGGCGGTCGTCACGGCACCCTTCGACGGTATCGTGTTGACGAAGGTAGCGGAAGTGGGGGAAGTCGTCGCCGCGGGCGCGACGATCCTCACCCTCGGGGATCTACGACGCCCGTGGGTGCGGGCCTACATCGGCGAGCGCGACCTCGGACGGGTGAAGCTCGGCGCGCGCGTTCGGGTGACGACCGATTCTTTCCCCGATCGGATTTATTGGGGGCGCGTCTCGTTCATCGCTTCAGAGGCCGAGTTCACGCCTAAGCCGATTCAGACGCCGGAAGAGCGCGTCCGCTACGTCTACCGGATCAAGATCGAGGTCGAGAACCCGAATTTGGAACTCAAGGTGAATATGCCGGTCACGGCCGAGATCCTCTTAGAGCGTCCGTAAGCGGAGACGCGGCCGGAGCACGATGGAACGCATCTCCACGGACATCGTCGTTCGCGCACGCGGGGTGACGCGGCGCTTTGGGGAGTTAGTGGCTGTGGAGCGTCTCGATCTGGAAGTGCGGCGGGGGGAGATCTTCGGCCTCGTGGGACCCGATGGGGCGGGGAAGACGACGGTGCTCCGCATGCTCTGCGGGGTGTTAGAGCCGGAGGCGGGGGAGATCGAGGTGGTCGGATACGATGTGCGCCGACAGCGCGAGCTGATTCGGGAGCACGTCGGCTATGTGGCTCAGCGTCCCGGGATCTACGACGATCTCTCGGTCGAGGAGAACGTGCGCTTCTATGCCGATCTCTATGGTCTCCCGGCCCGAGTGCGCGAAGCGCGCATGGGGGATCTCTTGCGCGTGACGCGTTTGGAGCCGTTTCGCCAATACCGAGCCCATCAGCTCTCCGGCGGCATGCGACAGAAGCTCGCACTGGCTTGTGCGCTCATACATCGTCCGCAGATCCTCTTTCTGGACGAGCCGACGACCGGCATTGATCCGATCTCTCGGCGAGACGTCTGGGCGCTCCTGGCTGAGTTGCGAAGGGAAGGAGTGACGATCGTCTTCACGACGGCTTATCTCGAGGAAGCGGAGCGGGCGACGCGCCTCGGCTTCCTGTATCGCGGGCGGGTGCTCAGGTGCGCTCCAGCCGAAGCGCTGCGCAGCGAATTCTCTGAACGGGGGTGCGAGATCCTGACGCCCGATCACGCGAAGGCGCGACGCGTGCTTCAACACTGCGAGGGCCTCGTGAGCGTCGAACTCTTCGGCGCCGCTCTTCGTGTCTTCTTCGATCCCACGTGTGCTTCGCCGGAGACTGTCAAGCGCGCGCTGGAAGCCCACGGGATCGCTGAGGTGACGGTGCGACGATTCGTCCCTTCTTTGGAAGACGTCTTCATCGCTCTGATCCGCCAGCACGAGCCACTCAGGAGGGACGCATGAGCGGATCGAGGGGAGAGGATTGGGCCATCGAGGTCGAGGGATTGGTTAAGCGATTCGGCGCGTTCGTCGCCGTGGATCACATCAGCTTTCGCGTGCGGCGGGGAGAGATCTTCGGGCTCCTCGGGCCGAACGGTGCGGGCAAATCCACGACGATTCGCATCCTCTGCGGATTGCTCCTGCCGACGGAGGGACGGGTGCGCGTAGATGGCCTCGATGTCCCGACGCATGCCGAACACGTCAAGCGGCGCATCGGTTACATGTCGCAGCGGTTCTCCCTCTACGGGGATTTGACCGTCGAGGAAAACGTGGAGTTCTTCAGTGGCCTCTATGGCGTCGCGCGCGAACGCCGGCGCGAGCGCCTGGAGGAGGTCCTGAAGATGGCGGGGCTCACCGCGCGACGGCGCGCGCTCGTGCGCGTGCTCCCTGGGGGCTTGAGGCAACGATTGGCGCTCGCCTGCGCGCTCGTGCATGAGCCGCCGATCCTCTTCTTGGATGAACCGACCGCGGGCGTCGATCCGATCGCGCGCCGTCAATTCTGGGAGATGATCGCGCGCCTCTCGGAGGCCGGTCGTACGATCCTGGTGACGACGCATTATATGGACGAGGCGGAACGGTGCCATCGGTTGGCCCTCATGCACCGAGGGCGGATCGTCGCGCTCGATGCCCCAGCCGCTCTCGCCCGAGCGCTCTCCTCGGTGGTGTTCCTGCGCGTCGAATCCTCGGATGTGTTGGAGAGCGCGAAGGCGCTCGAGCGGGAGGCGACGGTCGAACAGATCGCTTTCTCTGGCCCCGGTCTTCATCTTCGCGTTCGCGATCCACATCGGGCGAGCGAACGGATTCGACAACTCTTGCACGCCCGAGGGATCGCGCTCTCTCGACTGGAAGTCGTCCCGCCTTCGATGGAGGACGTCTTCGTAGCCCTGATCGAAGAGAAGGAGCGGAGCGAACGGTGACGTGGCGACGGACATGGGCGGTCGCTCGGAAAGAGTTCCTCCACATTCGACGCGATCCGAGGAGTCTCCTGCTCGCGCTCGCCGTGCCCGTCGTCTTATTGCTTCTGTTCGGATATGCGTTGCGCCTGGACGTTGATCGCATCCCCATGCTCGTGCGAGATGCCGACGGCAGCCCACAGAGTCGGGAGTTGATCGCCCGCTTCGCCGGCTCGCGCTTCTTCGAGGTGATCGGCATGGTCGAAGATGAAGCGAGCATCGCGCGCGAGATGGATCGCAACCGTTGCTTGATGGCGCTCGTGATCCCTTCCGAATATTCGCGCCGGTGGCTTCGCGGGGAGCGGGCGTCCATTCAACTGCTCCTGGATGGGAGCGATTCGAATACAGCTTCGATCGCTCTTGGCTACGCGGAGACCGTGCTGCGGACGTATGCCGGGGAATGGCAAGTGTCCGTCTTGCGGCGTTCGACGGGACAGCCGATGAAGCCCCCGCTCGATCCGCGCGTGCGCGTCTGGTATAACAGCGAGCTTCGGTCGCGCAATTACATCGTCCCCGGGTTGATCGCCATCATCCTGATGATCATCGCCGCGTTACTCACTTCGCTCACCATCGCGCGCGAATGGGAGGTGGGGACGATGGAGCAACTGCTCTCGACGCCGGTGCGAGCTTCTGAGATCGTTCTCGGGAAGATGCTCGCGTTCTTCACCATCGGAGTGCTCGATCTGCTCATCGCGCTCGTGGTGGGGGTCTTCTTCTTTCGCGTGCCACTGCGTGGCAATCCGCTTGAGGTTCTCCTGATGGGGGGGCTCTTCCTCTTTGGCGCGCTTGGGTGGGGGGTGTTCATCTCCGCGCTCGTGCGCTCGCAAGTCTTGGCGTATCAATTGGGCGTGATCACGTCATTCCTGCCAACTTTCCTGCTCTCGGGCTTCATCTTCGCCATCGAGAACATGCCGCCGATCGTGCAGGGGCTGACTTATCTCATCCCCGCGCGATATTTCATCGTGATCTTGCGTGGTCTCTTTCTGAAGGGGATCAGCCTGGAGATGCTCGTGGGGGAGGTGGCGTTTCTGATCGGATACGCGGGAGCGGTCTTCGCCCTCGCCACACGGCGCGTGCGACGAGGATTGGCGTGAGATGTGGGATCGCCTTTGGGAGATGATTCGGAAAGAGTGGCGGCAGGCGTTGCGCGAGCCGCGGATGCGCGTCCTGCTGTTTCTGCCGCCAGTAATTCAGCTCATGATCTTCGGCTATGCCGTCAATCTGGATGTGGAGCGCGCGCCGATCGCGTGGATGGATGGGGATCGGACGCCGGCCAGTCGCGCTTTGCGGGCGGCCTTTGAGGGATCGCCCCATTTTCGCATAGTCGCCACCCCAACGCGCGAGGATGAGGGACGTGAGCTTCTGGATCGCGGGCGCATCCTCATGCTCGTGCGCGTGCAGCCGGGCTTCGCCGAGCAGGTGAGGCGAGGGGAGACGGCCGCCGTGCAAATCCTCATTGAGGGGACAAACTCGAACACGGCCTCCATCCTCACCACCTACGCGACCCGCGTCGTCCTTCGCTACGCCGACGAGGTGATGGCCGAGCGCGAACACCGCGCGCTGAGAGCGCTCGCCTTCGACCGCGATGCCCCGATCGTTGTCCCCAAGCTGGATGTGCGAACGCGCGTGTGGTTCAATCCCGATCTCCGCAGCCGGAATTATTTCGTCCCCGGCGTTCTGGTCAACATCATCGCCATTGTCACATTGATCCTCACGGCGATGGCCATCGTGCGCGAGCGCGAGCTGGGGACGATGGAGCAACTTCTCGTGACGCCGATTCGTCCGGTGGAATTCGTCCTCGGGAAGACCGTACCGTTCGCCATCGTCGGCCTCGTTGATGTCGTCTTGGTGACGAGCGCGGCGTTGCTCATCTTCCGCGTTCCGTTTCGAGGGAGCGTGCTCGTTCTCATGCTGGGAGCGATCCTCTTCGTCTTGACGACACTCGGGGTGGGCGTCCTCCTCTCGACGATCTCTCGAACGCAACAGCAAGCGATGCTCGCCTCGTTTTTCTTCTTCATGCCGGCCTTCACGCTGAGTGGATTCGCCTTTCCGATTCGCAACATGCCCGTGCTCGTGCAATATCTCACCTATGCCAACCCCGTGCGGTATTTCTTAGAGATCGTGCGTGGGGTGTTCTTGAAGGGGACGGGAATCGCCGTCCTGTGGCCGCAGATGGTGGCACTGCTAGCGTTCGGGGTGACCGTTTTCGGCGTGAGCATCTGGCGATTCCGACGACGGCTGGAATAGTCTCCTCCGATTCGAGAGGCGTGGGGGCCGAGCGCCGCTCGTAGCGTCACAGCAGTGGTTCCGGAATGGCCGCGCCGTCTTTTCGCGGATCGGAAGCCCCGAAGTTCACCCCGGTCGCGAAATCCCGCGCGACGGCTTGTCCACCACCCATTTGTGAGGAGTAAGCCCCACGCACTTGAAGCTGATGGCCGAGCGCCCGCAGCTCTTCGCGCACCCCTTCGGGAACGCGCGCTTCGATCTGCACGTCGCAGCCGCCGAAAGTCCGTTTGGTGAAGCGCGCGGCCTCGAGCGCTTCTTGGATGTTCATCCCGTGATCCACAATGTTAGAGACGAACTGCGCATGCGCTTGCGCTTGATTCCAGCCACCCATGATGCCGAAGGCGATGCGCACGCTCCCGCGCTCCATGAAGGCCGGGATGATCGTGTGCAACGGACGTTTCCTCGGCGCCAGCGCGTTCGGGTGCGCCGGATCGAAGCTGAAGAGCGCCCCGCGATTCTGAAGCGCGAAGCCCGTTCCTTCGGCGACGAGCCCGGATCCGAAGCTCTCGTAGTTGCTTTGGATGAGGGAGACCATGTTCCCCTCGCGGTCCACGACGCTCAGATACACGGTCTCATCCCCCGCATCCACGGGCGTCCCCGGTTCGACCTCGCATTGCGCTTTCGCGAGATCAATGCGACGGGCGCGCTCGCGCGCATACGCCTTCGAGAGAAGCCCGGAGACAGGAATGCGCGCGAAGCGCGGATCGGCGACATAGCGGATCAAGTCCGCGTAGGCGAGTTTCTTCGCCTCGATCATAACATGGAGCGCCCGCGTCGAATTGTGTCCGAACTCTCCCAGAGGGAATTGCTCCATGATGTTCAGCATGATCAAAGCGGCGATGCCTTGCCCATTGGGAGGAAGCTCGTAGACGGTCCATCCGCGATAGGTCGTCGAGATCGGTTCAACCCATTCGCTGGAGAACTCCGCGAGATCAGCAGCCGTCATCATCCCTCCGTGTCGTCGGAGGGTATTCAGCAATCGCCTCGCGATCTCACCTTTGTAGAAGGCTTCGGGGCCGTGCGTGGCGATTTGCCGATAGCTCCACGCCAGATCGGGATTGCGAAAGACTTCGCCGACGCGCGGCGCGCGACCTTCGGGCAAATATGTTCGCGCGGCTGACTCGTCCTGGCGCAGCAGCCGTTCGTTGGCCGCCCATAGCGCGGCGACCAGCTCCGTGATGGGAACGCCTTCCTCGGCATAGCGAATCGCCGCTGCGAAGAGATCAGCCCATTTCAAGCGCCCGAAGCGGGCGTGCAGCTTCGCCCATCCATCTACAGTCCCCGGCACCGTCACCGTGTGGACGCCGCGCTGCGGCATCGTCGTATGCCCCTGGCGTTTGAGGAATTCGATCGTCAATCCCGATGGCGCCCATCCGCTGGCGTTCAATCCGTAGAGCCGACCCGTCCGCGCGTCATAAACGAGCGCGAACAGATCGCCCCCGATCCCATTGCTCATCGGCGCGACCAGCCCCATCATGGCGTTAGCCGCGATCGCCGCGTCCACGGCGTGTCCCCCGCGCGCCAAGATCATCGCGCCCACCTGCGACGCCAACGGATGCTCGCTCGCGACGATGCCATGGCGCGAGATCACCATCGAGCGGGCTTGCCACCGGTCTTGGGCGGCGGTTCCCGATTCGATCGTCTTCCAAGCGAAGAGGGGGATTACCATCAGAACGCCCAGCGAGCATGCGCTCATCGCCATCATGCTCTTCATCGGCCCTTCCTCCTTCGTCGCCGCAAATTGTATGCATGAGGCATGCCCGAGGGCAACCGCTATCCGCGCGCAGAGTCTCAGTGGGAGCGTGGAGACTTTCGGCGAATCGCGTCGAGAGGGAGGGAGCTGGTGTCTCATCCCCGCGAGGGATGTCTCCGGCTCATTTGGAAGCCACTTGGGCGCAAGAAGCGTCCCAGTTCACAGGACTCGCCGCTCACTCGCCGAGGAGCATCTTCAACTCTTCCACGCGGCGACTGATCTCCGCTGGGGAGAGGTGTCGGTATTTCGGTGGGATCATCTCGCGCGAGGTCGCTTCCAAGATGGCCACGAGCGTTTGATATTCCAACGCCAGCTCATCGCGCGCAGGGATGAATTCGCGGGCGACGCGTTCGAGATCTTCGGGGAGGACGACATCCCGCTGCGCTTGTCGGGCCAGACGGCGCGCGCGAATGAGCATGGATTCGATGTCGGCGCCAGAGAGCTCCTGCGGATGCCGAGTGATAGGCGACCAATCTTCGATGGCGTGTCGAATCTTGTTCTTCCGCAGCATGGCCTGCACGATCTCCCATCGCTCCTCTTCACTCTGCGGATAAAAGAGGGAGATGTGCTCCTCGCAACGGCCCTGTCGCTTCAGGTCAATGGGGAGGAGATCGGGACGACAGGTCATGAGGATCCAGAGGATGCGCCCGCGATTCCGCGTATCCCCCATCGCGCTCGCGATTCGAGAGAAGACACGAGCGCTCACGCCACTATCCCCCTCAGTGCGTCGCGTCCCCAGCGCAGCATCGGCTTCATCAACGAGCACGACGATGGGCGCTAGCGCCTGCAGCAAACTGAGGATCTTCTCCAGGTTCGCCTCGGTCGAACCCACCCACTTCTCCCGGAAGTTCTTGAACTCGACGACATTCAATCCGCAGTCTTTCGCGAAGCATTCCGCCAGGAACGTCTTCCCCGTCCCCACGGGACCCGAGATGAGAATGCCCATGGGCGCTTCCTCCCATCGCCCTTGGCGGATCGTCTCGGCGATGCTGCGGAGGAACTCCTTGGCGCTCTTCATCCCGCCCACGCTCTCCAATCCGTGTTCGGGCGTCACGAATTCGATGAGTCCAAAGCATTCGCTCTCGATGATCGCCTTCTTCTTCAATCGCACCGCTTCGAAGGTCAATCCGTCCGGATCCAATTGCGCGCTTCGCAAGAGCGCGTTCAGATGGACGCGGTTCAATCCCGAGGTGAGCTGCGCCAGTTGGCGCTCATCCATCTCCATCTTCACTTGGGGATGACGCGTTCGGAAGTGGCGGATGAAGTCGAGGCGTTCGGCTTCATCCGGATAGGGGATCTCGATCGTCACCAGGCGCGAATTCTGTCGGACGCGCGCGTTGACATCGGCGAGGCTCTCAGCGATGAGGATGACGATGTTGTCCGAATGCAAGAGGCGCGCGCTGGTGATCCAGCGCTGCAACGTCACGAGGGCATGGCGATCCTCGCCGCTCAAGTGTCCGATCTCTCCGGCTGGAGCGAGCGTCTCCAAGAAGGTGAGGATGACGGCGACCTGATCGCCGTGGAAGAGATAGCGCTCGATGAGCGGGAGAGCGCGACTCGGCTCTCGAGGGAGCGCTCGCAGGGCCTCGCGGCCGAGCAACGGATCGGCCACGCGCGCGTGAGCGAGGAATTGGCGCTCCACCTCCGGGGAGCTGAAGGTGATCCCCGCGCTCCGATTGTAGAAAACGACGTTCTTGTTCCCGAGCAGCTTCCGTTGCAGGAACGTGAGCAGATCTACATATTGACCGTTGGCGGGAATGAGGTCGTAGATGTTGTGATGGAGGAGGAAATGACTCGCTTCGCCAGCGTAATACTTTCGCACCAATTCGCCCGCCCAACGAGGCAGGCGCACGATCTCTTCGAGCGAGAGAAAAGGTTTTGGTCGCGACATGACGCTATTGGCGCTCAGGCGTCAGCGGCGGCGCTTGCTGGCGCTCCAGGGCCTCCAAGGCGCTCATGATCGGCGCCGTCTCTTCCAGGACCGAGCGCGTCATCTCGATGCTCGAGAGCACGGATTCGAAATCGAGCGCCGCGATGCTCTCGACCGAAGACATCGTCATGACTTTGTCGTTGACCAGCCCGAAGAAATTCTCGATCGTTTGAAGTTGCGCTTCGAGGAGCTTCGTCGCTCGTTCAATGCTCTCATATTCAGCGAGGCGCGCCCGCAGGATGTTCAGGTTGTTCTCGATCACCTTCCGGGTCTTCTCATCGGCCGAGGCCAACTGACGCTCCGCCTGGGCGATTTGGTTCATGATGGCCTGACGATTGAACGCCCGGAGGTGCGTCTTGCAGCGCCGATAGAGATCGAGGAAATCCACGAAGCGTTCCCACATCGCATCGAGCGTGCGAATATCGGCGGGCACGTCCTTGGAACGGGTGAAACGCATGTAGTTGGCGTAGATCTGCTTCTTCAGCCAGCGGAGATACTCCACGGCTTCTCGCTCGCGCGGATCGAACGATTTGATCAACTCTTCGCGAGCCCGCTGGCGTTCCGCGGCCGCGCGTTGCCGCTGCCGGCGTTCCACCAAGCGTTGATAGGCCGTCGTCGCCGGCACCGTCAGCAAATAAAGGACCTCGGCGGCAGCGCCGCCGAGCAGGATGAGCTTCTCCAAAGGAGGCGGAGCATAAACGGCCGCGGCGAGCACGCCGACGATCGCCCAGAGATTCACCGGCTCTTTGAGCGCCTCCCAGACGTAAGCGATTCTTCTCGGCATCGTGAGATCCCCACTCCTGATCGTCAACGCCAGGCGCAGCAGGACGTTCGGCCGTCCCTTGCGACGTCGAGGGATCGCCGGAGCTGAAGGAAAGCTGCGCGCGTGGCGATTCGTTGGATTCGGCTCATCCTTCCGTGGTCTTCAGCGGCTCGGAGCGCGTCG from Blastocatellia bacterium encodes the following:
- a CDS encoding HlyD family efflux transporter periplasmic adaptor subunit, translated to MRRRWLIVLLVGLGGGGILGGFLIWRGRGLEDRILVFGNVEATEVEIAFKVSGRIVELPVREGEMVRRGAVLARLDRETLERQRDRAVAALRIAESQVAQLRTAIAHLRETVEAQIVERQAALEQAEAQLRELLAGSRTQEIEQARAAVQAARAEWERAQRDWERARTLYERDEISTAHYDQARTRYEQASAQLQQAEQRLALLLEGPRREQIEAARAQVARARAAMRQAEAQRLEVRRREQELAMREAERERARAELALIETQLREAVVTAPFDGIVLTKVAEVGEVVAAGATILTLGDLRRPWVRAYIGERDLGRVKLGARVRVTTDSFPDRIYWGRVSFIASEAEFTPKPIQTPEERVRYVYRIKIEVENPNLELKVNMPVTAEILLERP
- a CDS encoding ABC transporter permease; translated protein: MWDRLWEMIRKEWRQALREPRMRVLLFLPPVIQLMIFGYAVNLDVERAPIAWMDGDRTPASRALRAAFEGSPHFRIVATPTREDEGRELLDRGRILMLVRVQPGFAEQVRRGETAAVQILIEGTNSNTASILTTYATRVVLRYADEVMAEREHRALRALAFDRDAPIVVPKLDVRTRVWFNPDLRSRNYFVPGVLVNIIAIVTLILTAMAIVRERELGTMEQLLVTPIRPVEFVLGKTVPFAIVGLVDVVLVTSAALLIFRVPFRGSVLVLMLGAILFVLTTLGVGVLLSTISRTQQQAMLASFFFFMPAFTLSGFAFPIRNMPVLVQYLTYANPVRYFLEIVRGVFLKGTGIAVLWPQMVALLAFGVTVFGVSIWRFRRRLE
- a CDS encoding ABC transporter ATP-binding protein/permease, which produces MDVFPEEEILGRAYDARLMRRLLGYLRPHRRILLVAVLLTISTSLVQLAGPALTVIAVDLFIHPRPTVSPVAALAERLWQALGWSLSPLEGLHLVGGLFLAALFVQFALTYGQTMLVQTLGQRLMFDLRQQIFDHLQRVDVRFYDRNPVGRLMTRLTTDVDALNELFTAGVVAFVQDIFLLLGIVGLMFYLNWRLALAAFLVLPLLVLVTMWFRTNARRAYREVRTRIARINAFLQEHITGMATVQLFNEERRSFERFDRLNADHRRAHLETIFYYAVFFPAVELVGAIGIALIIWYGGHQVLAGSVTLGALIGFVQLSQRFFQPISDLSEKYNILQSAMAAAERIFALLDTPVGIVSRGGYRPRHVRGHLAFRHVWFAYEGEEWVLRDVSFEVRPGETVALVGPTGAGKTTIAHLLLRFYDVQRGAILLDGVDIREWDLQALRRAFALVPQDVFLFSGDIVTNIRLGETTFSEERVREAARRVHAQELIERLPRGYDTEVGERGARLSTGQKQLIAFARALCFDSPILILDEATASVDPRTEGLIHEALETLLVGRTSLIIAHRLSTIQRADQIIVLHKGRVREIGTHAELLRRDGLYARLYRLQYRQMVGRAVEGG
- a CDS encoding ABC transporter ATP-binding protein is translated as MSGSRGEDWAIEVEGLVKRFGAFVAVDHISFRVRRGEIFGLLGPNGAGKSTTIRILCGLLLPTEGRVRVDGLDVPTHAEHVKRRIGYMSQRFSLYGDLTVEENVEFFSGLYGVARERRRERLEEVLKMAGLTARRRALVRVLPGGLRQRLALACALVHEPPILFLDEPTAGVDPIARRQFWEMIARLSEAGRTILVTTHYMDEAERCHRLALMHRGRIVALDAPAALARALSSVVFLRVESSDVLESAKALEREATVEQIAFSGPGLHLRVRDPHRASERIRQLLHARGIALSRLEVVPPSMEDVFVALIEEKERSER
- a CDS encoding bile acid:sodium symporter, with the translated sequence MRRSPLWEDLKEPAALLGAAGLGALASLRWPDVTPMAERAITPLLVIVLFTIFARVPLGRLRAAARDRRYVLTVIGLNFGSAPVLAFLLGSLFLPDVPELRVGLFLALLTPCTDWYLIFTHLVGGDVARNLAVLPWNLILQVALLPVYLWLFTSAWLPVEMGEIGRALLAYAVIPLVAAQLFRKRWGELPAITRLGFWALALVVLAMFASHGRIVLAHPTLFLRLAPPMLLFYILSLTLSQVIARSLRFPRECALALACTVMARNSPLVLPLAVVLFPEHPIVALSQLIEPIVEIPTLILFSAVARRWAVEEVSIPRA
- a CDS encoding ABC transporter permease; protein product: MTWRRTWAVARKEFLHIRRDPRSLLLALAVPVVLLLLFGYALRLDVDRIPMLVRDADGSPQSRELIARFAGSRFFEVIGMVEDEASIAREMDRNRCLMALVIPSEYSRRWLRGERASIQLLLDGSDSNTASIALGYAETVLRTYAGEWQVSVLRRSTGQPMKPPLDPRVRVWYNSELRSRNYIVPGLIAIILMIIAALLTSLTIAREWEVGTMEQLLSTPVRASEIVLGKMLAFFTIGVLDLLIALVVGVFFFRVPLRGNPLEVLLMGGLFLFGALGWGVFISALVRSQVLAYQLGVITSFLPTFLLSGFIFAIENMPPIVQGLTYLIPARYFIVILRGLFLKGISLEMLVGEVAFLIGYAGAVFALATRRVRRGLA
- a CDS encoding ABC transporter ATP-binding protein, producing MERISTDIVVRARGVTRRFGELVAVERLDLEVRRGEIFGLVGPDGAGKTTVLRMLCGVLEPEAGEIEVVGYDVRRQRELIREHVGYVAQRPGIYDDLSVEENVRFYADLYGLPARVREARMGDLLRVTRLEPFRQYRAHQLSGGMRQKLALACALIHRPQILFLDEPTTGIDPISRRDVWALLAELRREGVTIVFTTAYLEEAERATRLGFLYRGRVLRCAPAEALRSEFSERGCEILTPDHAKARRVLQHCEGLVSVELFGAALRVFFDPTCASPETVKRALEAHGIAEVTVRRFVPSLEDVFIALIRQHEPLRRDA